Proteins encoded within one genomic window of Rhododendron vialii isolate Sample 1 chromosome 1a, ASM3025357v1:
- the LOC131307777 gene encoding protein LATE ELONGATED HYPOCOTYL isoform X3 — protein MLDSRSTLEKEALGKGVPIRQALDIEIPPPRPKRKPSNPYPRKTGVGTATPQVGATDGTNSSVSSFFTGKQLLDLEREPLPEKPGGDEKPGNITEDEDKGNCSEVLTLFQEAPCASFSSANEDSMQKHVGPQNSCSFREFVPMVVCDHDETNESYVTAEPKGNHKLVKQIATQTFQSNGTNDTSTIENSNSPHEKSVQSNKAQEMNHPVNFGAHNYPRHVPVHVVNGSLGTINQNVSPDMPYRESIFHQMGGIQGNPNPLTNPAASATSTATTDHIKTHQSLPPFHPLSTPIHNNQGDYQTYLQVSSAFSSLLVSTLLQNPAAHAAASFAAAFWPPPASIEASTNSPVGILGGFPSRQADPPPSMAAIVAATVAAATAWWASHGLLPLCAPFHNGFNCTPASVTATQVDAGPTATCTNGTRENTPRDLPLQNQQLDTEFSEAVQEQNSASKSPTLSSSDSGESEGAKPKTGLTAANQDNAAVVDELPDSNKTKGRKPVDRSSCGSNSGSDFETDALEKHENDKEELKEADVSLPACDFGNRRCRPSSSTNDSWKEVSEEGRLAFRALFSRQILPQSFSPPQDTENNWYQMNEKDMQNTDEKAEDASSPLWGSCSIHHPAVNSSSALLRGQKDGEEGWLRMELGLGKLKHCRTGFKPYKRCSVEATESKVASVSSQGEEKGPKRLRLEGVASI, from the exons ATGTTGGACAGCCGATCCACT TTGGAGAAGGAAGCTCTTGGAAAAGGAGTTCCAATACGACAAGCTCTTGACATAGAGATTCCTCCTCCACGCCCCAAAAGGAAACCAAGCAATCCTTATCCTCGAAAGACTGGTGTGGGAACAGCCACTCCCCAGGTGGGAGCTACTGATGGCACTAATTCATcggtttcttctttcttcactGGTAAACAACTACTGGACTTGGAGAGAGAACCCCTTCCTGAG AAACCTGGTGGAGATGAAAAGCCAGGAAATATAACAGAGGACGAGGATAAGGGCAATTGCTCTGAAGTTTTGACCCTTTTCCAAGAAGCTCCATGTGCTTCATTCTCTTCGGCAAACGAAGATTCCATGCAAAAACATGTGGGACCCCAAAATTCTTGCTCTTTCAGGGAGTTTGTGCCAATGGTTGTATGTGACCATGATGAAACAAATGAATCTTATGTCACTGCTGAGCCCAAAGGAAATCATAAGTTAGTTAAACAAATTGCGACGCAGACGTTTCAGAGTAATGGAACAAATGACACCTCAACCATTGAGAACTCTAACTCACCGCATGAGAAATCGGTCCAAAGCAATAAAGCACAAGAAATGAACCACCCTGTAAATTTTGGTGCACATAATTACCCTAGACATGTTCCTGTGCATGTTGTAAATGGGAGCCTTGGAACTATCAATCAAAATGTCTCTCCTGATATGCCATACCGAGAATCcatatttcaccaaatgggaGGAATTCAAGGAAACCCTAACCCATTAACAAATCCTGCTGCATCTGCAACTTCAACTGCAACCACTGACCATATCAAAACTCATCAATCACTTCCTCCTTTTCATCCTCTTTCCACCCCCATCCACAACAATCAAGGTGACTACCAAACATACCTCCAAGTTTCATCCGCCTTTTCAAGTCTGCTTGTATCTACTTTGTTGCAAAACCCAGCTGCCCATGCGGCAGCAAGCTTTGCTGCTGCATTCTGGCCGCCTCCTGCTAGTATTGAAGCCTCTACAAATTCTCCAGTTGGTATTTTAGGAGGTTTTCCATCAAGGCAAGCGGACCCACCTCCTAGTATGGCAGCTATTGTTGCCGCTACAGTAGCGGCTGCAACTGCCTGGTGGGCATCCCATGGACTGCTACCTTTGTGCGCTCCTTTTCACAATGGATTTAACTGCACTCCTGCTTCAGTTACAGCAACTCAAGTAGATGCAGGTCCCACTGCAACATGCACCAACGGTACAAGAGAGAATACTCCTCGTGATCTTCCCTTGCAAAATCAACAGCTGGACACGGAATTTTCTGAAGCTGTGCAAGAACAAAATTCAGCTTCTAAATCACCGACTTTGTCGTCATCTGACTCTGGGGAAAGCGAAGGAGCAAAACCAAAAACGGGGTTAACTGCTGCTAATCAGGACAACGCTGCAGTGGTAGATGAGCTCCCCGATTCGAACAAGACAAAGGGCAGAAAACCGGTGGATCGTTCTTCTTGTGGTTCCAATTCTGGCAGTGATTTTGAGACTGATGCTTTAGAGAAGCATGAGAATGATAAGGAAGAATTAAAAGAAGCTGATGTAAGCCTTCCAGCTTGTGACTTTGGTAATCGCCGTTGTAGACCCTCCAGCAGCACTAATGATTCATGGAAGGAGGTCTCTGAAGAG GGGCGGTTGGCCTTCCGAGCACTCTTTTCTAGACAAATATTGCCGCAAAGCTTTTCACCTCCACAAGATACCGAGAATAATTGGTATCAAATGAATGAAAAGGACATGCAGAACACAGATGAGAAAGCTGAAGATGCATCATCACCGTTGTGGGGGTCTTGTTCCATTCATCACCCTGCAGTGAACAGCTCCAGTGCATTATTGAGAGGCCAAAAAGATGGCGAAGAGGGATGGCTGAGAATGGAGCTCGGGCTTGGGAAGCTCAAGCATTGCCGAACAGGGTTTAAGCCGTATAAAAGGTGTTCAGTGGAAGCCACGGAGAGCAAGGTGGCAAGTGTCAGCAGCCAAGGTGAAGAGAAAGGCCCCAAGCGATTACGCTTGGAAGGAGTGGCTTCAATTTGA
- the LOC131307777 gene encoding protein LATE ELONGATED HYPOCOTYL isoform X2, whose amino-acid sequence MVELGSASKLEKEALGKGVPIRQALDIEIPPPRPKRKPSNPYPRKTGVGTATPQVGATDGTNSSVSSFFTGKQLLDLEREPLPEKPGGDEKPGNITEDEDKGNCSEVLTLFQEAPCASFSSANEDSMQKHVGPQNSCSFREFVPMVVCDHDETNESYVTAEPKGNHKLVKQIATQTFQSNGTNDTSTIENSNSPHEKSVQSNKAQEMNHPVNFGAHNYPRHVPVHVVNGSLGTINQNVSPDMPYRESIFHQMGGIQGNPNPLTNPAASATSTATTDHIKTHQSLPPFHPLSTPIHNNQGDYQTYLQVSSAFSSLLVSTLLQNPAAHAAASFAAAFWPPPASIEASTNSPVGILGGFPSRQADPPPSMAAIVAATVAAATAWWASHGLLPLCAPFHNGFNCTPASVTATQVDAGPTATCTNGTRENTPRDLPLQNQQLDTEFSEAVQEQNSASKSPTLSSSDSGESEGAKPKTGLTAANQDNAAVVDELPDSNKTKGRKPVDRSSCGSNSGSDFETDALEKHENDKEELKEADVSLPACDFGNRRCRPSSSTNDSWKEVSEEGRLAFRALFSRQILPQSFSPPQDTENNWYQMNEKDMQNTDEKAEDASSPLWGSCSIHHPAVNSSSALLRGQKDGEEGWLRMELGLGKLKHCRTGFKPYKRCSVEATESKVASVSSQGEEKGPKRLRLEGVASI is encoded by the exons ATGGTCGAGCTTGGCAGCGCATCGAAG TTGGAGAAGGAAGCTCTTGGAAAAGGAGTTCCAATACGACAAGCTCTTGACATAGAGATTCCTCCTCCACGCCCCAAAAGGAAACCAAGCAATCCTTATCCTCGAAAGACTGGTGTGGGAACAGCCACTCCCCAGGTGGGAGCTACTGATGGCACTAATTCATcggtttcttctttcttcactGGTAAACAACTACTGGACTTGGAGAGAGAACCCCTTCCTGAG AAACCTGGTGGAGATGAAAAGCCAGGAAATATAACAGAGGACGAGGATAAGGGCAATTGCTCTGAAGTTTTGACCCTTTTCCAAGAAGCTCCATGTGCTTCATTCTCTTCGGCAAACGAAGATTCCATGCAAAAACATGTGGGACCCCAAAATTCTTGCTCTTTCAGGGAGTTTGTGCCAATGGTTGTATGTGACCATGATGAAACAAATGAATCTTATGTCACTGCTGAGCCCAAAGGAAATCATAAGTTAGTTAAACAAATTGCGACGCAGACGTTTCAGAGTAATGGAACAAATGACACCTCAACCATTGAGAACTCTAACTCACCGCATGAGAAATCGGTCCAAAGCAATAAAGCACAAGAAATGAACCACCCTGTAAATTTTGGTGCACATAATTACCCTAGACATGTTCCTGTGCATGTTGTAAATGGGAGCCTTGGAACTATCAATCAAAATGTCTCTCCTGATATGCCATACCGAGAATCcatatttcaccaaatgggaGGAATTCAAGGAAACCCTAACCCATTAACAAATCCTGCTGCATCTGCAACTTCAACTGCAACCACTGACCATATCAAAACTCATCAATCACTTCCTCCTTTTCATCCTCTTTCCACCCCCATCCACAACAATCAAGGTGACTACCAAACATACCTCCAAGTTTCATCCGCCTTTTCAAGTCTGCTTGTATCTACTTTGTTGCAAAACCCAGCTGCCCATGCGGCAGCAAGCTTTGCTGCTGCATTCTGGCCGCCTCCTGCTAGTATTGAAGCCTCTACAAATTCTCCAGTTGGTATTTTAGGAGGTTTTCCATCAAGGCAAGCGGACCCACCTCCTAGTATGGCAGCTATTGTTGCCGCTACAGTAGCGGCTGCAACTGCCTGGTGGGCATCCCATGGACTGCTACCTTTGTGCGCTCCTTTTCACAATGGATTTAACTGCACTCCTGCTTCAGTTACAGCAACTCAAGTAGATGCAGGTCCCACTGCAACATGCACCAACGGTACAAGAGAGAATACTCCTCGTGATCTTCCCTTGCAAAATCAACAGCTGGACACGGAATTTTCTGAAGCTGTGCAAGAACAAAATTCAGCTTCTAAATCACCGACTTTGTCGTCATCTGACTCTGGGGAAAGCGAAGGAGCAAAACCAAAAACGGGGTTAACTGCTGCTAATCAGGACAACGCTGCAGTGGTAGATGAGCTCCCCGATTCGAACAAGACAAAGGGCAGAAAACCGGTGGATCGTTCTTCTTGTGGTTCCAATTCTGGCAGTGATTTTGAGACTGATGCTTTAGAGAAGCATGAGAATGATAAGGAAGAATTAAAAGAAGCTGATGTAAGCCTTCCAGCTTGTGACTTTGGTAATCGCCGTTGTAGACCCTCCAGCAGCACTAATGATTCATGGAAGGAGGTCTCTGAAGAG GGGCGGTTGGCCTTCCGAGCACTCTTTTCTAGACAAATATTGCCGCAAAGCTTTTCACCTCCACAAGATACCGAGAATAATTGGTATCAAATGAATGAAAAGGACATGCAGAACACAGATGAGAAAGCTGAAGATGCATCATCACCGTTGTGGGGGTCTTGTTCCATTCATCACCCTGCAGTGAACAGCTCCAGTGCATTATTGAGAGGCCAAAAAGATGGCGAAGAGGGATGGCTGAGAATGGAGCTCGGGCTTGGGAAGCTCAAGCATTGCCGAACAGGGTTTAAGCCGTATAAAAGGTGTTCAGTGGAAGCCACGGAGAGCAAGGTGGCAAGTGTCAGCAGCCAAGGTGAAGAGAAAGGCCCCAAGCGATTACGCTTGGAAGGAGTGGCTTCAATTTGA
- the LOC131307777 gene encoding protein LATE ELONGATED HYPOCOTYL isoform X1 — protein sequence MDTNSSGEDLFIKARKPYTITKQRERWTEEEHNRFLEALKLYGRAWQRIEEHIGTKTAVQIRSHAQKFFTKLEKEALGKGVPIRQALDIEIPPPRPKRKPSNPYPRKTGVGTATPQVGATDGTNSSVSSFFTGKQLLDLEREPLPEKPGGDEKPGNITEDEDKGNCSEVLTLFQEAPCASFSSANEDSMQKHVGPQNSCSFREFVPMVVCDHDETNESYVTAEPKGNHKLVKQIATQTFQSNGTNDTSTIENSNSPHEKSVQSNKAQEMNHPVNFGAHNYPRHVPVHVVNGSLGTINQNVSPDMPYRESIFHQMGGIQGNPNPLTNPAASATSTATTDHIKTHQSLPPFHPLSTPIHNNQGDYQTYLQVSSAFSSLLVSTLLQNPAAHAAASFAAAFWPPPASIEASTNSPVGILGGFPSRQADPPPSMAAIVAATVAAATAWWASHGLLPLCAPFHNGFNCTPASVTATQVDAGPTATCTNGTRENTPRDLPLQNQQLDTEFSEAVQEQNSASKSPTLSSSDSGESEGAKPKTGLTAANQDNAAVVDELPDSNKTKGRKPVDRSSCGSNSGSDFETDALEKHENDKEELKEADVSLPACDFGNRRCRPSSSTNDSWKEVSEEGRLAFRALFSRQILPQSFSPPQDTENNWYQMNEKDMQNTDEKAEDASSPLWGSCSIHHPAVNSSSALLRGQKDGEEGWLRMELGLGKLKHCRTGFKPYKRCSVEATESKVASVSSQGEEKGPKRLRLEGVASI from the exons ATGGACACCAACTCCTCTGGGGAAGACTTGTTTATTAAG GCACGGAAACCATATACGATTACTAAGCAACGCGAACGATGGACGGAGGAGGAGCATAATAGGTTTCTGGAGGCCTTAAAACTCTATGGTCGAGCTTGGCAGCGCATCGAAG AACATATAGGAACCAAGACTGCTGTGCAGATCAGAAGTCATGCACAGAAATTCTTTACAAAG TTGGAGAAGGAAGCTCTTGGAAAAGGAGTTCCAATACGACAAGCTCTTGACATAGAGATTCCTCCTCCACGCCCCAAAAGGAAACCAAGCAATCCTTATCCTCGAAAGACTGGTGTGGGAACAGCCACTCCCCAGGTGGGAGCTACTGATGGCACTAATTCATcggtttcttctttcttcactGGTAAACAACTACTGGACTTGGAGAGAGAACCCCTTCCTGAG AAACCTGGTGGAGATGAAAAGCCAGGAAATATAACAGAGGACGAGGATAAGGGCAATTGCTCTGAAGTTTTGACCCTTTTCCAAGAAGCTCCATGTGCTTCATTCTCTTCGGCAAACGAAGATTCCATGCAAAAACATGTGGGACCCCAAAATTCTTGCTCTTTCAGGGAGTTTGTGCCAATGGTTGTATGTGACCATGATGAAACAAATGAATCTTATGTCACTGCTGAGCCCAAAGGAAATCATAAGTTAGTTAAACAAATTGCGACGCAGACGTTTCAGAGTAATGGAACAAATGACACCTCAACCATTGAGAACTCTAACTCACCGCATGAGAAATCGGTCCAAAGCAATAAAGCACAAGAAATGAACCACCCTGTAAATTTTGGTGCACATAATTACCCTAGACATGTTCCTGTGCATGTTGTAAATGGGAGCCTTGGAACTATCAATCAAAATGTCTCTCCTGATATGCCATACCGAGAATCcatatttcaccaaatgggaGGAATTCAAGGAAACCCTAACCCATTAACAAATCCTGCTGCATCTGCAACTTCAACTGCAACCACTGACCATATCAAAACTCATCAATCACTTCCTCCTTTTCATCCTCTTTCCACCCCCATCCACAACAATCAAGGTGACTACCAAACATACCTCCAAGTTTCATCCGCCTTTTCAAGTCTGCTTGTATCTACTTTGTTGCAAAACCCAGCTGCCCATGCGGCAGCAAGCTTTGCTGCTGCATTCTGGCCGCCTCCTGCTAGTATTGAAGCCTCTACAAATTCTCCAGTTGGTATTTTAGGAGGTTTTCCATCAAGGCAAGCGGACCCACCTCCTAGTATGGCAGCTATTGTTGCCGCTACAGTAGCGGCTGCAACTGCCTGGTGGGCATCCCATGGACTGCTACCTTTGTGCGCTCCTTTTCACAATGGATTTAACTGCACTCCTGCTTCAGTTACAGCAACTCAAGTAGATGCAGGTCCCACTGCAACATGCACCAACGGTACAAGAGAGAATACTCCTCGTGATCTTCCCTTGCAAAATCAACAGCTGGACACGGAATTTTCTGAAGCTGTGCAAGAACAAAATTCAGCTTCTAAATCACCGACTTTGTCGTCATCTGACTCTGGGGAAAGCGAAGGAGCAAAACCAAAAACGGGGTTAACTGCTGCTAATCAGGACAACGCTGCAGTGGTAGATGAGCTCCCCGATTCGAACAAGACAAAGGGCAGAAAACCGGTGGATCGTTCTTCTTGTGGTTCCAATTCTGGCAGTGATTTTGAGACTGATGCTTTAGAGAAGCATGAGAATGATAAGGAAGAATTAAAAGAAGCTGATGTAAGCCTTCCAGCTTGTGACTTTGGTAATCGCCGTTGTAGACCCTCCAGCAGCACTAATGATTCATGGAAGGAGGTCTCTGAAGAG GGGCGGTTGGCCTTCCGAGCACTCTTTTCTAGACAAATATTGCCGCAAAGCTTTTCACCTCCACAAGATACCGAGAATAATTGGTATCAAATGAATGAAAAGGACATGCAGAACACAGATGAGAAAGCTGAAGATGCATCATCACCGTTGTGGGGGTCTTGTTCCATTCATCACCCTGCAGTGAACAGCTCCAGTGCATTATTGAGAGGCCAAAAAGATGGCGAAGAGGGATGGCTGAGAATGGAGCTCGGGCTTGGGAAGCTCAAGCATTGCCGAACAGGGTTTAAGCCGTATAAAAGGTGTTCAGTGGAAGCCACGGAGAGCAAGGTGGCAAGTGTCAGCAGCCAAGGTGAAGAGAAAGGCCCCAAGCGATTACGCTTGGAAGGAGTGGCTTCAATTTGA